From a single Gimesia fumaroli genomic region:
- a CDS encoding RNA polymerase sigma factor, whose protein sequence is MKRICAGEYLLFDELVMRYRDRLLRFAWSKYGKHAAAEDLVQEAFLSAFAARKSYNPEFAFSTWLWTIFLNLCRRHYKRELRHPRELVRSSFNAAAATVVPEPSSSETPLQAALKTEQFELLALYLTELPEVQADALRLRFFGGMKFSEIALTMECSLSAAKVRVKNGLLQLSHRFSEGLTSEGDVS, encoded by the coding sequence ATGAAACGCATTTGTGCAGGAGAATATCTTCTGTTCGATGAGTTAGTGATGCGCTATCGTGATCGGTTACTCCGATTCGCCTGGAGTAAATATGGCAAGCACGCCGCTGCGGAAGATCTGGTACAGGAAGCTTTCCTGTCTGCTTTTGCGGCACGCAAGTCTTACAACCCGGAGTTTGCCTTTTCGACCTGGCTTTGGACGATTTTTTTGAATCTGTGTCGTCGGCATTATAAGCGGGAATTACGACACCCCCGTGAACTGGTGCGGTCTTCATTTAACGCTGCTGCCGCGACAGTGGTTCCCGAGCCCAGTTCGTCGGAAACTCCTTTACAGGCGGCGCTCAAGACAGAACAGTTCGAACTACTGGCTTTGTATTTGACAGAACTACCGGAAGTCCAGGCTGATGCCTTGCGGCTTCGTTTTTTTGGCGGCATGAAATTTTCAGAGATTGCGTTAACGATGGAATGCAGTTTGTCTGCGGCAAAAGTACGTGTGAAAAACGGATTGCTTCAATTGTCTCATCGTTTTTCTGAAGGACTTACTTCGGAAGGAGATGTCTCATGA
- a CDS encoding BamA/OMP85 family outer membrane protein: MRSAFAQEKEQRSVSLNDPLFDIRVEGNESIPALAILQKTKMQRGRPATRDQVLEDVRLLFATRWFSSVQPVYRKTEQGLVLIFKVKERPIVEKVEFRGNKKVKTKRLAATTGLKVGSPFDVSANLESVHRLKQLYVERGYRFAEINLSKGGDPNDREVIFEIKEGPKVVVSGIKFRGNKFVSSGVLKTKLLTKKAPLGLSILGGKYDPSTVEDDLVSLKQYYNGLGFFDVKIDEKVGYNKDRSRVQIEYTVNEGKRYKIRDILIDGNRIFSEDEIRNDIKLASGEFFNSRTLSTDVEKLTVKYGERGHLFAKVNPVPRFLEAPGEVDLVYQISEDKPYRIRKITPHISGDNPRTKSSVLTNPLLVAPGDLANQRLITKSKRRIEGGKVFQAGPQQGPRISVTKVDPQRELAAIRKDDVVRGQNHEREQNQVSRRNRYQAPRKKQAPLKTLSGQEEVFRAQNYDNGIPEALNPLFGNSPLGDPMGTEFPQQQPGWVDLDVYASESRTGRLMFGVGVNSDAGVVGSIVLQEENFDILRPPRSFEDILDGTAWRGGGQRFRAEAVPGDQVSRYLVNWTDPYFLDTNFSLGVSGFYFTRFYTDWDEERVGTRLSLGRQLTQEWSINGQFRLENVDLRNPRTPTPPIVQQSVGNNLLNTFRLAATHDTRDAAFLPAEGHILEFAAEQAVGDFDYSRLETNASQYFTIYKRPDGGGRHILSLSASLGWTDSDTPVFERYYAGGFQTFRGFEFRGVTPRENGVAIGGRWSFLGSAQYMVPITADEMIQMVFFSDFGTVEDHVSLDQFRVSVGAGLRLTVPAMGPVPVALDFSVPLAKESFDETQVFSFYVGFTR, from the coding sequence ATGCGCTCAGCCTTCGCGCAGGAAAAAGAACAGCGTTCGGTTTCACTGAACGATCCGCTGTTTGATATTCGCGTGGAAGGTAACGAATCCATTCCAGCACTCGCCATTCTACAAAAAACAAAAATGCAACGCGGCCGACCTGCGACTCGTGATCAGGTTCTGGAAGATGTTCGACTGCTGTTTGCCACACGCTGGTTTTCCAGTGTCCAGCCGGTTTATCGAAAAACCGAGCAGGGACTGGTGCTAATCTTCAAAGTCAAAGAACGTCCGATCGTTGAGAAGGTCGAATTTCGCGGAAACAAAAAAGTCAAAACAAAACGTCTGGCAGCAACCACCGGATTAAAAGTTGGTTCACCCTTTGACGTTTCTGCCAACCTGGAATCCGTGCATCGCTTAAAACAGCTCTACGTCGAACGTGGTTATCGTTTTGCGGAAATCAATTTGAGCAAAGGCGGCGACCCCAACGACCGTGAAGTCATCTTTGAAATTAAAGAAGGTCCTAAGGTTGTTGTTTCCGGTATCAAATTTCGAGGAAACAAATTCGTCAGCTCAGGCGTTCTCAAAACAAAACTGCTTACGAAAAAAGCACCCCTGGGGCTAAGTATTCTCGGAGGAAAATACGATCCTTCCACCGTGGAAGACGATCTGGTCTCACTCAAACAGTATTATAATGGCCTGGGATTTTTCGATGTAAAAATTGACGAGAAAGTCGGCTATAACAAAGACCGTTCTCGTGTGCAGATTGAATACACGGTGAATGAGGGGAAACGCTACAAGATTCGCGATATTCTGATTGATGGAAACAGGATCTTCTCAGAAGATGAAATTCGCAATGATATCAAGCTGGCTTCAGGTGAGTTTTTTAACAGCCGGACTCTCTCGACTGATGTAGAAAAGTTGACCGTCAAGTACGGGGAACGCGGCCACTTGTTTGCCAAGGTCAATCCTGTGCCCCGTTTCCTGGAAGCGCCTGGCGAAGTCGATCTGGTTTATCAGATTAGCGAAGACAAACCCTATCGAATCCGAAAGATTACTCCACATATTTCTGGTGACAATCCTCGAACCAAGAGCTCGGTTTTGACGAATCCGTTATTGGTTGCCCCTGGTGATCTGGCAAATCAGCGTTTGATCACCAAAAGTAAACGCCGCATTGAAGGGGGGAAAGTCTTCCAGGCAGGACCTCAGCAGGGGCCACGTATCAGCGTGACCAAGGTTGACCCTCAGCGCGAACTCGCTGCCATACGCAAGGATGACGTTGTTCGTGGGCAAAACCATGAACGGGAGCAGAACCAGGTTTCCCGGCGCAACCGTTATCAGGCACCGCGAAAGAAACAGGCTCCTCTCAAAACACTTTCCGGCCAGGAAGAAGTCTTCCGGGCACAGAACTATGACAACGGGATTCCGGAAGCTTTGAATCCACTTTTCGGGAACAGCCCTCTGGGTGACCCGATGGGAACCGAATTTCCCCAACAGCAACCTGGCTGGGTGGACTTGGATGTGTATGCTTCCGAAAGTCGCACTGGTCGTTTGATGTTCGGCGTGGGAGTGAACAGTGATGCGGGTGTGGTCGGTTCGATCGTTCTGCAGGAAGAAAACTTTGATATCCTCAGACCACCACGCAGTTTTGAAGATATTCTGGATGGAACCGCCTGGCGCGGTGGCGGACAACGTTTCAGAGCAGAAGCCGTCCCCGGTGATCAGGTCAGCCGTTATCTGGTGAACTGGACTGATCCCTATTTTCTGGATACGAACTTCAGTCTGGGAGTCAGTGGATTCTATTTCACACGCTTTTATACAGACTGGGATGAAGAACGCGTTGGTACCCGTTTGTCTCTGGGACGTCAGTTAACGCAGGAATGGTCTATCAACGGTCAATTCCGCCTGGAAAATGTCGACCTGCGAAATCCACGCACACCAACACCTCCTATCGTACAACAGTCTGTCGGAAATAACTTATTGAATACATTCCGTCTTGCAGCCACGCATGACACACGTGATGCCGCGTTCCTGCCTGCGGAAGGACATATTCTTGAGTTTGCTGCAGAGCAGGCTGTTGGCGATTTCGATTACAGTCGTCTGGAAACAAACGCCAGTCAGTACTTCACGATTTACAAACGACCTGATGGCGGCGGACGCCACATTCTTTCGTTGAGTGCTTCATTGGGTTGGACCGATTCCGATACACCTGTTTTTGAACGGTACTATGCCGGTGGTTTCCAGACCTTCCGTGGTTTCGAATTCCGGGGAGTAACACCTCGTGAAAATGGCGTCGCCATTGGTGGTCGCTGGAGTTTCCTGGGTAGTGCTCAATACATGGTTCCGATTACCGCTGATGAGATGATCCAGATGGTCTTCTTCAGTGACTTCGGTACAGTGGAAGATCATGTTTCTCTCGATCAGTTCCGTGTTTCTGTCGGTGCCGGTCTGCGGTTAACCGTGCCTGCAATGGGGCCAGTCCCCGTGGCGTTGGACTTCTCTGTGCCATTGGCGAAGGAGTCTTTCGACGAAACACAGGTCTTCAGTTTCTATGTCGGGTTTACCCGATAA